AAACCCCACGACACGTAGCACTGCATCTACGCTCTTCCCGCTCTTCAGAACAGCGTCCACGTCGTCTACGAATACGAAGCGGAACCCCTTACCCCACCTCTTTCGGAGCCCGGCGAGCCACTCAGCATTCCTTATCATGTACTGGCTCGTAGTTATCAGTATGTCAAAGTCGCCCTCCTCAACCCTCATCGTAAGCTCCTTCTTGACCTTCTGCGGAAGCCTACCGTGGAGCGCAATTATCCGGGCGGGCACCCCAGCGGCATCGGCTAGCTTGAGAGCCTTCTCCTCAACCATCCTGACCAGGGGCGTTGTAGGCACGACTATGTAGCTCTTCTCGCCCCGCCAGGCAAAATAGACGGCCATCAACACGCCAAACGTTGTCTTGCCCACGCCGGTCGGCGCTATGGCGGCGAAGCTCTTACCCTTAAGCACACGCTTAACCCATGTCCTCTGCGCGCTCCAGAGACGAGAGCCCGTAGCCTTCTCAAAAAGCGCCTCAGCCTCCCTTGCCTCCCTCTCGACACGGGCATAGTACTCCAGCTCGCTTCCACGCCTTAGCCTCCCAAGCTTCTCAAGAGCCTCGGCGACGTCTAGGACGGACTCCGCGGGGGTCCTCTCGGGCAGACACTTGGGGCATGGAAGCCCCAGTGAGAGCCTATCATCGCCCACGGGGCCGCCGCAGTTCGGGCAGGAGTATAGGTAGACACCCCTAGCGGCTGCCCCGCCCCCGTAATTCTTCAACTCTAAACATACCCCCGAGCATCCCCCGGCTCATGAGCCTAGATTTAAACTCTAGACCAGTGCAAGCTCCGAAAGCCTTGCTACCACACGTGCCCCAGTGTTTAACCCCCACCCCACCTACAGCCGAGGCTAACACCGACACCACAAGAGTAAGGCTACGAGGAGAGCATGGGGCTGGACGCTGAGAACAAGGCTGATAGCAAGCTCACCCGCGGCCACGTTGATGTCGGTTTATTATGCGGCAGCGGTGTCAGGAAGTGCCCAGGAGGAGTAAGCTAGAGACTCGACATCCTAGAGACCGTTGCTAAGGGCCCCATAAACCCTACTAGGCTTGCAACACTAGCCAATATGCCGTATGACAGACTCAAAGCCCTCCTTAGAGAACTCGAGGATAAAGGGCTAATTGAGCTCAATGAAAACAACCAGCATGGTAAAGTGACAGTAACAATAACTTCTCGCGGTATACAGCTGCTAAGAGAGCTTAGGAGACTTAGAGACGTACTGAGAGACTTTGGCCTCGAACTGTAAAGCCAAGGATAACGACATACATGATCTTGAGAAAGACCAGCTGTACTTTGACGCTCTTGCGGGAAAACCCGACACCTACCCTGGAATTGTACGTAGTATGCTCTCGTCTCTGCGCCGCATACTGTATGCATTGGGAGAACATAATATTAACCGATATTTGCGGCATAGAAGATTGTAGGAAGAGGAGTGTGATTAGGTAATGTGGTGCCCGTTTTGTGGTTGGTGATGGGGTTGGGGATGGTTTAGTGTAGGCCCGTTTATGGGCGTACTATGGATGATACTGTGGATTGCGATAATAGTCGCCGTGGTATATGTCATAGCGAAGTTTGTCACTAACATGGGTCGGAGCGAGCATCATAGTGAAGCCGAGGAGCTACGGAGAGAACTGAGAGAGCTAAGACGGGAAATTGAAAGGCTAAGGGAGGAAAAGAAACAGTAAAACGGCGAGGGCATCTCTGCTGCTCATAACCCATGCGTTCATTATTTAGTGTTGCTGTTGCTTTTCAGGGCGCCTGCTTTGTTGGTGTAGGTTAGACAAGTTCTCCAAGGCTAGCCGCCGCCACGGAGAAGTAGTAGCTCTAAGCTCTCGCAGATGGTTCTACAGTTGGTGGTGGCATGTATAACGAGTTTCACCACCCCATACCCTCTACTGCTTGCTAGTTCCGAGAGCTTGCCAAGCCTAAACGGCATCTCACCCATGTATACAGCGTGTAGCGACAACGTACAGTCGCCGCATCTGGCGCTGGCTCTAACCTCTCCTGTCTCGTCCCGGTGTGTCACCCTAGCTTCGCAGCCACGCTTAGACAACGCCTCAAGTATGTACTCGACGATGCGCTCCGGCTTTTCAAACCATACCTCACGCTCATCACATACACGCAGATCTACGGTCATGTCATTGCACCGCGGCGCCTCTGCTCTCTCGACGCGGCAAGCTGGTATGGTATTAAACTGCATGGTGCGCCAGATGTGTGGAGTTTGAGGCGGGCTCTTCTACTGCGGGCCTTGCCGGGGACGGCGCTGACTATGCGTCTTTTCGTCCCTGGTTTAGGCTTCATACGTGA
This DNA window, taken from Hyperthermus butylicus DSM 5456, encodes the following:
- a CDS encoding winged helix-turn-helix domain-containing protein codes for the protein MLETVAKGPINPTRLATLANMPYDRLKALLRELEDKGLIELNENNQHGKVTVTITSRGIQLLRELRRLRDVLRDFGLEL